From a single Eleginops maclovinus isolate JMC-PN-2008 ecotype Puerto Natales chromosome 20, JC_Emac_rtc_rv5, whole genome shotgun sequence genomic region:
- the snai1a gene encoding snail family zinc finger 1a yields MPRSFLVKKYFAKQKPNYSELVCHNDTSMERYPLAELSAGDNTCFTGLVWDLSVLPALYLPASQTEPSANPGPLDLSSPSSLSSSASSCGEEDEGRTSDPPSPEPVHTYAPRQRMKCTGVMPHISPPEEEEEEEEERQAPATAARPAFLCKHCPKEYTSLGALKMHIRSHTLPCVCTTCGKAFSRPWLLRGHIRTHTGERPFSCPHCNRAFADRSNLRAHLQTHAEVKKYQCGVCSRTFSRMSLLQKHSSSGCCSSAV; encoded by the exons ATGCCTCGATCTTTCTTGGTCAAAAAGTACTTCGCGAAACAAAAGCCAAACTACAGTGAACTGGTATGTCACAATG ACACCTCAATGGAGAGGTATCCCCTCGCTGAGCTCTCAGCCGGGGACAACACCTGCTTCACTGGTCTGGTGTGGGACCTGAGCGTCCTGCCCGCCCTCTACCTGCCCGCCTCCCAAACAGAGCCCTCTGCCAACCCCGGGCCCCTGGATCTCAGCTCTCCATCCAGCCTCAGCAGCAGCGCCAGCAGCtgtggagaggaggatgaaggtcGCACTTCAGACCCCCCAAGTCCAGAACCAGTCCACACATATGCCCCTCGCCAGCGGATGAAATGCACCGGCGTCATGCCTCACATCAGCCcccctgaggaggaggaagaggaggaggaggagaggcaggccCCCGCCACAGCAGCCAGACCGGCCTTCCTCTGCAAACACTGCCCTAAGGAGTACACCAGCCTCGGGGCCCTGAAGATGCACatccgctcacacacactcccctgtgTGTGCACCACCTGTGGAAAGGCTTTCTCCAGGCCGTGGCTGCTGCGTGGTCACatccgcacacacacag GTGAGCGTCCGTTCTCCTGTCCCCACTGCAACCGGGCCTTCGCCGACCGCTCCAACCTGCGAGCTCACCTGCAGACTCACGCCGAGGTGAAGAAGTACCAGTGTGGAGTCTGCTCTCGCACCTTCAGCCGCATGTcgctgctgcagaaacacagctcCTCCGGGTGCTGCTCCTCCGCGGTGTGA